The following proteins are co-located in the Fimbriiglobus ruber genome:
- a CDS encoding HPr family phosphocarrier protein yields MPLRRTVTVANPAGLHMRPATAFAQCARGYRAAVTVWNGTKRADGKSSLDLILLVALPGDVLVVEADGDDAPDALNRLADLLADPGDGF; encoded by the coding sequence GTGCCACTACGGAGAACGGTAACGGTCGCGAACCCGGCCGGGCTGCACATGCGGCCGGCCACCGCGTTCGCCCAGTGCGCCCGCGGGTATCGGGCCGCCGTCACCGTTTGGAACGGGACCAAGCGGGCGGACGGGAAAAGTTCGCTGGACCTGATCCTGCTCGTGGCGCTGCCCGGCGACGTGCTGGTCGTCGAAGCCGACGGGGACGACGCGCCCGACGCCCTCAACCGGCTCGCCGACCTGCTCGCGGACCCGGGCGACGGGTTTTGA
- the dacB gene encoding D-alanyl-D-alanine carboxypeptidase/D-alanyl-D-alanine-endopeptidase: MSGRLRGWAVVALVSAGGSLATPAARADDAVAKKLEAVMDGPDYKQGHWGVLVADAKTGDPVYARNADRMFAPASVTKLFTCAAAIIAFGPDHKFETPVYRRGEIEGNGVLRGDLILVAKGDLTFGSRTDKHGKVVFQNSDHTYASGTSTDYKLTDTDPLTAFDALAKQIHDVGINVVTGGVWVDDRLFESAKGTGSGPGTISPVLVNDNAIDLLVEPGPTPGSPAIVKVRPATVYFRTDFDVITGPPASAARFVAPENARDLFLRGSIPADSKPIVRVVPVERPADLARTLFVEALKRAGVRVTAPVVQPPGAAQFARLPDKKDGYKNLTTVATFRSPPLKEAIKVTLKVSHNLYASTLPCLVGVKNGQSTLEAGLREEGRILKELGLDVSGISFGGGAGGANADHVTPAATVQLLRLMKKRPEWEAYREALPILGVDGTLATSVPENSPARGKVFAKTGTLFWDDSANGRSFLTSKALAGVMTTTAGRDLVFAMFINDVPLPPGASPSREGKTLGKLCEILYENVK, translated from the coding sequence ATGAGCGGGCGGTTACGTGGGTGGGCGGTCGTGGCACTCGTGTCGGCAGGAGGATCGCTCGCGACTCCCGCGGCCCGGGCGGACGACGCGGTCGCGAAAAAGCTCGAAGCGGTGATGGACGGCCCGGACTACAAACAGGGCCACTGGGGCGTACTCGTCGCCGACGCGAAGACGGGCGACCCGGTTTACGCCCGGAACGCCGACCGGATGTTCGCCCCGGCGTCCGTCACCAAGCTCTTCACCTGCGCTGCGGCCATCATCGCATTCGGGCCGGACCACAAGTTTGAAACGCCCGTCTACCGGCGGGGCGAAATCGAGGGCAACGGCGTCCTGCGGGGCGACCTCATCCTCGTCGCGAAAGGCGACCTCACGTTCGGCAGCCGCACGGACAAGCACGGGAAGGTCGTCTTCCAAAACAGCGATCACACTTACGCGAGCGGCACCTCGACCGATTACAAACTGACCGACACCGACCCGCTCACCGCGTTCGACGCGCTCGCGAAGCAGATCCACGACGTCGGGATCAACGTCGTCACCGGCGGCGTGTGGGTCGACGACCGCTTGTTCGAGTCCGCCAAGGGGACGGGGAGCGGGCCGGGGACCATCAGCCCGGTCCTCGTCAACGACAACGCCATCGACCTCTTGGTCGAACCCGGCCCCACGCCCGGTAGTCCGGCGATCGTGAAGGTCCGGCCCGCGACGGTCTACTTCCGCACCGATTTCGACGTGATCACTGGGCCGCCTGCTTCGGCCGCGCGGTTCGTCGCGCCGGAGAACGCGCGCGACCTCTTCCTGCGTGGTAGTATCCCGGCCGACAGCAAGCCGATCGTCCGCGTGGTTCCGGTGGAGCGGCCGGCCGACCTGGCCCGCACGCTGTTTGTGGAGGCGTTGAAGCGGGCTGGAGTCCGCGTCACCGCGCCGGTCGTCCAACCGCCCGGTGCGGCCCAGTTCGCGCGGCTGCCGGACAAGAAGGACGGGTACAAGAATCTCACCACCGTCGCCACGTTCAGATCACCGCCGCTGAAAGAGGCGATCAAGGTCACGCTCAAAGTGAGCCACAACCTGTACGCCAGCACGCTCCCCTGTCTGGTGGGCGTCAAGAACGGTCAATCGACGCTGGAGGCCGGGTTGCGGGAAGAGGGGCGGATTTTGAAGGAACTCGGCCTCGACGTGTCCGGGATCTCGTTCGGCGGCGGGGCGGGCGGCGCCAACGCCGACCACGTCACCCCGGCTGCCACGGTGCAACTCCTCCGGCTCATGAAGAAACGACCTGAATGGGAAGCCTACCGCGAGGCGCTGCCAATCCTCGGCGTCGACGGCACCCTGGCCACCTCGGTTCCGGAAAACAGTCCGGCCCGCGGGAAGGTGTTCGCGAAGACCGGCACGCTGTTCTGGGACGACTCCGCGAATGGCCGCTCATTCCTGACCAGCAAGGCGCTGGCCGGCGTGATGACGACCACGGCCGGCCGTGACCTGGTCTTCGCGATGTTCATCAACGACGTGCCCCTACCGCCCGGCGCCAGCCCGAGCCGGGAGGGGAAGACACTCGGCAAGCTCTGCGAGATTCTTTATGAGAACGTGAAGTAG
- a CDS encoding PTS sugar transporter subunit IIA, with the protein MRMSHFVVRDAILPALAATTKDGVIREMVHGLQAAGQFPHTDVEDIVRAILRREQLGSTGIGRHIAIPHSRHASVSQLVGSIGVSKAGVPFDSIDGEPVNVFVLLISPQDRPGDHLRALENVVQTMRDDEFVKALRAAETRDQIWALIDGAKPSW; encoded by the coding sequence ATGCGGATGTCCCATTTTGTCGTGCGGGACGCGATTCTACCCGCGCTCGCCGCGACCACGAAGGACGGCGTGATCCGGGAGATGGTCCACGGCCTCCAGGCGGCCGGGCAGTTCCCGCACACGGACGTCGAGGACATCGTCCGGGCCATCCTCCGCCGCGAGCAACTCGGGTCGACCGGGATCGGGCGGCACATCGCGATCCCCCACTCCCGGCACGCCTCCGTCTCCCAGCTGGTCGGCAGCATCGGCGTGTCCAAGGCCGGCGTGCCGTTCGACAGCATCGACGGCGAGCCGGTGAACGTGTTCGTACTCCTGATCTCGCCGCAGGACCGCCCGGGGGACCACCTGCGGGCGCTGGAAAACGTGGTCCAGACGATGCGGGACGACGAGTTCGTCAAGGCCCTGCGGGCGGCCGAGACCCGGGACCAGATTTGGGCACTCATCGACGGCGCGAAGCCGTCCTGGTGA
- a CDS encoding ABC transporter permease has product MTYALSTIWFERQRFLPAVLAVSFSAVLIAVQAGLMIGLVSMMSVPVDRTRADVWVGYPGVRSVDLGRPIPARWTSRIEAQPEVERVEPCTIGFSLWTNVSTRDAPATPEVITVVGSRLEPDSLGACEFLHNDPTLMAKLTEPFTVAVDESDLGRLGIRGVGGQAEAFGRRVRVVGIVRGYQSLGGPYVFCSNETARAMLREPPGGVTYLLAKCRPGTDPEVVVKRLEKYSQLTAFTADDLSARSRKYWLFTTKAGIAVGFTALLGLLVGAVVTSQTLYAATAASQREFATLRAMGIPRWRLKMTVVEQSLWVGIFGVILALPLSILLASAAESLGTQVRLHPLVLLASAAITLVMALASGLAALRSFQGVDPAHNIR; this is encoded by the coding sequence ATGACTTACGCGCTCAGCACGATCTGGTTTGAACGGCAGCGGTTCCTGCCGGCCGTTCTGGCCGTGTCGTTCAGTGCGGTCCTGATCGCGGTGCAGGCTGGACTGATGATCGGGCTGGTGTCGATGATGTCGGTCCCGGTCGACCGCACCCGGGCGGACGTGTGGGTCGGATACCCCGGCGTGCGGAGCGTCGACCTCGGGCGGCCGATCCCCGCGCGGTGGACCAGCCGGATCGAGGCCCAGCCGGAAGTCGAGCGGGTCGAACCCTGCACCATCGGGTTTTCCCTCTGGACCAACGTATCTACTCGGGACGCGCCAGCCACGCCGGAAGTCATCACCGTCGTCGGTTCCCGGCTCGAACCCGACTCACTCGGGGCCTGTGAGTTTCTGCACAACGACCCGACGCTCATGGCCAAGTTGACCGAGCCATTCACGGTCGCCGTGGACGAGTCGGACCTGGGCCGGCTCGGCATCCGCGGCGTCGGGGGGCAGGCCGAAGCGTTCGGGCGGCGGGTCCGCGTGGTGGGCATCGTCCGCGGGTATCAGAGCCTCGGCGGGCCGTACGTATTCTGCTCGAACGAGACAGCCAGGGCCATGCTCCGCGAGCCGCCGGGGGGCGTCACGTACCTGCTCGCGAAGTGCCGTCCCGGAACCGACCCGGAAGTGGTCGTCAAGCGGCTCGAAAAGTACTCCCAGCTGACCGCGTTCACTGCGGACGACCTGTCGGCGCGGTCGCGCAAATATTGGCTGTTCACGACCAAGGCCGGGATCGCCGTGGGGTTCACGGCCCTGCTCGGGTTACTCGTCGGAGCCGTGGTCACGAGCCAAACCCTCTACGCGGCGACGGCCGCCAGCCAGCGCGAGTTCGCCACGCTACGGGCAATGGGCATTCCGCGGTGGCGGCTCAAGATGACGGTCGTGGAGCAATCGCTCTGGGTCGGGATCTTCGGGGTGATCCTCGCGCTGCCGCTTTCCATACTCCTGGCCTCGGCCGCGGAATCACTGGGTACGCAGGTCCGCCTCCACCCGCTCGTACTCCTGGCCTCGGCCGCGATTACATTGGTTATGGCCCTCGCGTCTGGACTGGCGGCGCTGCGGTCATTCCAGGGGGTCGATCCGGCACACAATATTCGGTAA
- a CDS encoding HPF/RaiA family ribosome-associated protein: protein MQVKVSARHGHLSGEHQAEISARAEKLLHYFDRLTFIEVTVDLQHEAKKVVEIIATAEHKHEFIGHADGADVLVALGAAVDKVVHQIKHYKERLQDHRRDPSHGGHNGIKP from the coding sequence GTGCAGGTCAAAGTCTCAGCCCGACACGGGCACCTGAGCGGCGAACACCAGGCGGAGATCTCGGCGCGGGCGGAGAAGCTCCTTCACTATTTCGACCGCCTCACGTTTATCGAGGTCACCGTCGACCTCCAACACGAGGCGAAGAAGGTGGTCGAAATCATCGCGACGGCCGAACACAAGCACGAATTCATCGGCCACGCGGACGGCGCGGACGTGCTGGTCGCCCTCGGCGCGGCGGTCGATAAGGTCGTCCACCAGATCAAGCACTATAAAGAACGGCTCCAGGACCACCGCCGCGACCCGTCGCACGGTGGTCACAACGGGATCAAGCCGTAA
- a CDS encoding DUF1549 and DUF1553 domain-containing protein produces MRPLHVLIGLLIVGAGTAPAAEPVSFRRAVVPALTKAGCNAGACHGTPTGKNGFRLSLRGYDPSLDYKSLAREHEGRRIDRLSPAASLVLAKATGMATHEGGKRFDADGELARVIREWVSQGARDDTAAPPIRVEVTPAHVILDEPVTEQALRVTAYFPNGPPVDVTALTRFSVSDETIAGVTDSAIRKRKHGEAAVAAEYMGLMATAVIAFRDPAPGFRWPNPPESNFIDTHVFAKLKELRVEPSGLCTDEEFVRRAHLDAIGRLPTPDRVRAFLADHSPDKRDRLVTELLARDEFADWWAQKWADRLGVNQRFVGKIGAVKYHQWIHEQVAANVPEDEFVRRILTATGGNYSNPPVGFYRRLRDPRLRAEEVSQLFLGVRIGCAKCHNHPGERWTQDDYYSLAAFFERIEYRNGPFFLQIYDKEETVYVTRTGEVSHPRTDQVMAPKFLGGAVPTIPPGKDRRAAFAEWLTAPDNPFFARAAVNRIWYHLFGRGIVDPVDDVRVTNPPSHPALLDALAAEFVRGGYDRKHLIRLVMTSRTYQLSSAPTPTNVDDDRYFSRYPVRRLGAEQLLDAIADATGVPEKYPGQPAGAAASSLPDGEYKHPFLEAFGRPARAMACECERGGDTTLGQALHLVGGRAFDAKVRAATGRVATLVKSGKPDVDILEELFLATLSRPPSVAEREVVGKRLASAGAKGGQSVLEDVLYALLNHDEFLFQH; encoded by the coding sequence ATGCGACCGCTTCACGTTCTGATCGGCTTGCTGATCGTCGGTGCCGGCACAGCCCCGGCCGCCGAGCCGGTAAGCTTTCGCCGCGCGGTGGTGCCGGCGTTGACGAAGGCGGGTTGCAACGCCGGCGCCTGCCACGGCACGCCGACCGGGAAAAACGGCTTCCGGCTCAGCCTTCGCGGGTACGACCCGAGCCTCGATTACAAATCACTCGCCCGCGAACACGAGGGCCGGCGGATCGACCGGCTTTCCCCGGCCGCGAGCCTCGTCCTGGCGAAAGCCACCGGCATGGCGACCCACGAAGGCGGCAAGCGCTTCGACGCCGACGGCGAACTCGCCCGCGTCATCCGCGAATGGGTCAGCCAGGGCGCGCGCGACGACACGGCCGCCCCGCCGATCCGCGTCGAGGTGACGCCGGCCCACGTGATTCTCGACGAACCCGTCACCGAGCAAGCCCTCCGCGTGACGGCGTACTTCCCGAACGGCCCGCCCGTCGACGTGACCGCGCTGACGCGGTTCTCGGTGAGCGACGAGACGATCGCCGGGGTGACCGATTCCGCCATCCGCAAGCGGAAGCACGGCGAGGCGGCCGTCGCGGCCGAGTACATGGGGCTGATGGCGACGGCCGTGATCGCCTTCCGCGACCCGGCCCCCGGCTTCCGCTGGCCGAACCCGCCGGAAAGCAACTTCATCGACACCCACGTCTTCGCCAAGCTGAAGGAACTCCGCGTCGAGCCGTCCGGCCTCTGCACCGACGAGGAGTTCGTCCGCCGCGCACACCTGGACGCGATCGGCCGCCTGCCGACGCCGGACCGCGTGCGGGCGTTTCTCGCGGACCACTCGCCGGACAAGCGCGACCGGCTCGTGACGGAACTCCTCGCCCGCGACGAGTTCGCCGACTGGTGGGCGCAGAAGTGGGCCGACCGACTCGGCGTGAACCAGCGATTCGTCGGCAAGATCGGGGCGGTGAAGTATCACCAGTGGATTCACGAGCAGGTGGCCGCGAACGTGCCGGAGGATGAGTTCGTCCGCCGCATCCTGACGGCGACTGGCGGGAACTACTCGAACCCGCCCGTCGGCTTCTACCGCCGGCTCCGCGACCCGCGGCTCCGGGCCGAAGAGGTGTCGCAGCTGTTCCTCGGTGTCCGCATCGGCTGTGCGAAGTGTCACAACCACCCGGGCGAGCGCTGGACGCAGGACGACTACTACAGCCTCGCCGCGTTTTTCGAGCGGATCGAATACCGCAACGGCCCGTTTTTCCTGCAGATTTACGACAAGGAAGAAACCGTCTACGTGACCCGCACCGGCGAGGTCTCGCACCCGCGGACCGACCAGGTGATGGCCCCGAAGTTCCTGGGCGGTGCGGTCCCGACGATCCCACCGGGCAAGGACCGCCGGGCTGCTTTCGCCGAGTGGCTGACGGCCCCGGACAACCCGTTCTTCGCGCGGGCGGCCGTCAACCGGATCTGGTATCACCTGTTCGGCCGCGGCATCGTCGACCCGGTCGACGACGTCCGCGTGACCAACCCGCCGAGCCACCCGGCCCTGCTCGACGCGCTGGCGGCCGAGTTCGTCCGCGGCGGCTACGACCGCAAGCACCTGATCCGCCTCGTCATGACCTCGCGGACGTATCAGCTCTCGTCCGCCCCGACGCCCACGAACGTCGACGACGACCGCTATTTCTCGCGCTACCCGGTCCGCCGGTTGGGCGCGGAGCAACTTCTCGACGCGATCGCGGACGCGACCGGCGTACCGGAGAAGTACCCCGGCCAACCGGCCGGCGCCGCCGCGTCGTCGCTGCCCGACGGCGAGTACAAGCACCCCTTCCTGGAAGCCTTCGGCCGGCCGGCACGGGCGATGGCGTGCGAGTGCGAGCGCGGCGGCGACACGACGCTCGGCCAAGCCCTCCACCTCGTCGGCGGCCGGGCGTTCGACGCCAAGGTCCGCGCCGCGACCGGCCGGGTGGCGACCCTGGTCAAGTCCGGCAAACCTGATGTGGATATTCTCGAAGAGCTATTCCTGGCGACCCTCTCCCGCCCGCCGTCGGTGGCCGAGCGGGAGGTCGTGGGCAAACGGCTCGCCTCCGCGGGGGCGAAGGGGGGACAGAGTGTGTTGGAGGATGTGCTGTACGCGCTGCTGAACCATGACGAGTTTCTGTTTCAGCATTGA
- a CDS encoding DUF1501 domain-containing protein: MSDPHAACPDYRRSAVSRRSMLKIGAAGLAGLSLPGLLKAEKSAKVAGRQATAKSVILLFQFGGASHLDSFDPKPTGPAEIRGEFKTIPTKVPGYLVTEHLPKLATRADKYAVVRSVRHSKGSHNSGAYYSLVGREPLIDIVTANASATDFPHPGSIVDHLTADSHRTVPASVALPWMIADGPFRTPGEFAGFLGKMHDPLWAIGDPNSPSFNVSELVLPDGIDVKRVADRTAIRDDLARLSRLADRADAVKGMHDYQARAVDLLTSPQTRQAFAINEESAALRDRYGRNTYGQSCLVARRLVEAGVRFVTVYYSPGIIGWDTHKDNFSTLKNSRLPHTDAALSALLDDLTDRGLIDDTLVYWTGDFGRTPKINKDAGRDHWPACQSVVMFGGGVRGGLQYGTSDTRGAYPRDNPLRPDDITATIFHALGLDPATEIRDQLRRPMPISAGHPIKALFG; this comes from the coding sequence ATGTCTGATCCGCACGCCGCCTGTCCGGACTACCGTCGCTCCGCCGTGTCGCGCCGGTCGATGCTGAAGATCGGGGCCGCCGGGCTCGCCGGTCTTTCGCTCCCGGGTTTGTTGAAGGCCGAGAAGAGCGCGAAGGTGGCCGGGCGTCAGGCGACGGCCAAGAGCGTCATCCTGCTGTTCCAGTTCGGCGGGGCCAGCCACCTCGACTCGTTCGACCCCAAGCCGACCGGCCCGGCCGAGATTCGTGGCGAATTCAAGACGATCCCGACCAAGGTTCCCGGATACCTTGTCACCGAACATCTGCCGAAGCTAGCCACCCGGGCGGACAAATACGCGGTCGTTCGCAGCGTCCGGCACAGCAAGGGCTCGCACAACTCCGGAGCCTACTACTCGCTCGTCGGCCGCGAACCGCTGATCGACATCGTCACCGCGAACGCCTCGGCCACCGACTTCCCCCACCCCGGGTCGATCGTCGACCACCTGACGGCCGACAGTCACCGGACGGTGCCGGCGTCGGTCGCGCTGCCGTGGATGATCGCCGACGGGCCGTTCCGCACGCCGGGTGAGTTCGCGGGCTTTCTCGGCAAGATGCACGACCCCCTCTGGGCAATCGGCGACCCGAACAGCCCCAGCTTCAACGTCTCGGAACTCGTCCTGCCCGACGGCATCGACGTGAAACGGGTGGCCGACCGGACCGCGATCCGGGACGATCTGGCCCGCCTGAGCCGCCTCGCCGACCGGGCCGACGCGGTGAAGGGGATGCACGACTATCAGGCCCGGGCGGTCGACCTGCTCACGTCGCCGCAGACGCGGCAGGCGTTCGCCATCAACGAGGAGTCGGCAGCACTCCGCGACCGCTACGGCCGCAACACTTACGGCCAGTCGTGTCTCGTCGCCCGCCGGCTCGTCGAGGCCGGGGTGCGGTTCGTGACGGTCTACTACTCGCCCGGGATCATCGGGTGGGACACGCACAAGGACAATTTCTCCACACTGAAAAACAGCCGCCTGCCGCACACGGACGCGGCCCTCTCGGCCCTCCTCGACGACCTGACCGACCGCGGCCTGATCGACGACACGCTCGTCTACTGGACCGGCGATTTCGGCCGGACGCCGAAGATCAATAAGGACGCCGGCCGCGACCACTGGCCGGCGTGTCAAAGCGTCGTCATGTTCGGCGGCGGCGTCCGTGGCGGCTTGCAGTACGGCACGTCGGACACGCGTGGCGCGTACCCGCGGGACAACCCGCTCCGCCCGGACGACATCACGGCCACCATTTTCCACGCCCTCGGGCTCGACCCGGCGACCGAGATCCGCGACCAGCTCCGCCGGCCGATGCCGATCTCCGCGGGCCATCCGATCAAGGCGCTGTTCGGTTGA
- a CDS encoding purple acid phosphatase family protein codes for MPSVDRRSFLGTTVRGLAAAIAAGPTLLGRANAGFTDFSFLPDTLFLTWQRDPTTTMTVQWVGHAGEHPDIFFSAVQSPLARFGPGGGSAVWSAAHTTARPFPYTDLLVFRAELTGLTPGTEYQFRIGSHAENYRFRTMPTKATNGLSFVSGGDCGVNSHAAAVNVLAARQDPHFAVIGGDLAYDNGISPQAVLGFLRNYSRYMVDSAGRLIPMLACIGNHEVIGGYAKSREAAPLFLSLFDGLFRDHTFATLDFGDYLSLVLLDSGHVAPIGGEQADWLGKSLKDRAERPHVFAVNHVPAYPSYRPADSTGAGNRQFWVPQFEQHNVDIVLEHHDHTFKRTHPLRGGHVHPDGVLYLGDGSWGQIRAVNGPESRPYLAATGQAYHVSLHRLEGNHRYHMALDESGKIVDVCSSTKRPMHRRPGGYRHAIASRPRPN; via the coding sequence ATGCCTTCGGTCGATCGCCGCTCGTTCCTTGGAACCACGGTCCGGGGTCTCGCTGCCGCCATAGCTGCCGGGCCAACGTTGCTCGGTCGTGCAAACGCCGGCTTCACGGATTTCTCGTTCCTCCCGGACACTCTCTTCTTGACTTGGCAGCGCGACCCGACCACGACCATGACAGTCCAGTGGGTCGGCCACGCGGGCGAACACCCCGACATCTTCTTCTCGGCCGTTCAGTCCCCATTAGCTCGATTCGGGCCGGGTGGCGGCTCGGCCGTCTGGTCCGCCGCGCACACGACCGCCCGGCCGTTCCCCTATACCGACCTGCTCGTGTTCCGGGCCGAACTGACCGGTCTCACGCCCGGCACCGAATACCAATTCCGCATCGGGTCGCACGCCGAGAATTATCGGTTCCGGACGATGCCGACGAAGGCGACGAACGGCCTATCCTTCGTGTCCGGCGGCGATTGCGGCGTCAACTCGCACGCGGCGGCCGTGAACGTCTTGGCGGCCCGACAAGACCCGCACTTCGCCGTCATTGGCGGCGACCTCGCCTACGACAACGGCATCTCCCCGCAGGCCGTCCTCGGGTTCCTCCGCAATTACAGCCGATACATGGTCGACTCGGCGGGCCGGCTCATCCCGATGCTCGCTTGCATCGGGAACCACGAGGTTATCGGCGGGTACGCGAAGTCGCGGGAGGCGGCCCCGCTGTTCCTCTCCCTGTTCGACGGGCTGTTCCGCGACCACACGTTCGCCACCCTCGACTTCGGCGATTACCTGAGTCTGGTCCTGCTCGACTCCGGCCACGTCGCCCCGATCGGCGGCGAGCAAGCCGACTGGTTGGGTAAGTCGTTGAAGGACCGGGCCGAGCGGCCGCACGTCTTCGCCGTGAACCACGTCCCGGCGTACCCGTCGTACCGGCCGGCGGATTCGACCGGAGCCGGGAACCGGCAGTTCTGGGTACCTCAGTTCGAGCAACACAACGTCGACATCGTTCTGGAACACCACGACCATACATTCAAGCGGACCCACCCGCTGCGAGGCGGCCACGTCCACCCGGACGGGGTGTTGTACCTCGGCGACGGCTCGTGGGGGCAGATCCGGGCGGTCAACGGCCCCGAGTCCCGGCCGTACCTCGCGGCCACCGGCCAGGCGTACCACGTCTCGCTCCACCGACTCGAAGGCAACCACCGTTACCACATGGCCCTGGACGAGTCGGGCAAGATCGTCGACGTTTGCTCGTCCACGAAGCGGCCGATGCACAGGCGGCCGGGCGGCTATCGGCACGCAATCGCCTCGCGGCCGCGGCCGAACTGA
- a CDS encoding HlyD family secretion protein: protein MSDGTRPARFLTLLVILLLLGSIGGVAWWLKRPAAPAADAHPVEDPDVFCSGRVDAAGQVVALEPGQAGRVTEVLVAEGDSVVKGQDILRLDAATADARVAQAEAAVEGAQVDLDSALRDKERVPKQLEARATLVAAAGARVEAARKALQQRREQQQLTPLGRAEGEALDAQVRELELLEAAEREQLEDLKKIDPELRVRAARARLKAAGADRLLAAKARAECVLAAPMDGVVLRLQATPGGIVSPGSPFPAVTFAPAGPLVIRAEVDQESLGRVAKGMRAEAQDENRPDGPVWAGHVRNVSRWVAPRRTQVLEPGEISDVRTVECVIELDPAPAGRGEALVIGQRMRVRIVRPAAGAGPVPPKSAR, encoded by the coding sequence ATGTCCGACGGAACCCGGCCCGCCCGCTTTCTCACCTTGCTCGTCATCCTGCTCCTACTGGGATCGATCGGCGGGGTCGCGTGGTGGCTCAAACGACCCGCGGCGCCGGCCGCGGACGCCCACCCGGTCGAAGACCCAGACGTGTTCTGTTCCGGCCGCGTCGATGCCGCCGGGCAGGTCGTCGCACTCGAGCCCGGGCAGGCCGGGCGCGTGACCGAAGTACTCGTGGCCGAGGGGGACTCGGTCGTCAAAGGTCAGGACATCCTCCGGCTCGACGCGGCCACGGCGGACGCCCGGGTCGCCCAGGCGGAGGCCGCGGTCGAAGGCGCTCAGGTCGATTTGGACTCGGCGCTGCGGGACAAAGAGCGGGTGCCGAAACAACTCGAAGCCCGGGCCACGCTCGTGGCCGCGGCCGGGGCGCGGGTCGAAGCCGCGCGGAAGGCGCTGCAACAGCGGCGGGAACAGCAACAACTCACCCCGCTCGGGCGGGCCGAAGGGGAAGCCCTTGACGCCCAGGTCCGCGAACTGGAACTGCTCGAAGCGGCCGAACGTGAACAACTGGAAGACTTAAAAAAAATCGACCCGGAGCTGCGAGTCCGGGCCGCCCGGGCTAGACTCAAGGCTGCCGGGGCGGACCGGTTGCTGGCGGCCAAAGCCCGGGCCGAGTGCGTTCTGGCTGCGCCGATGGACGGCGTCGTCCTCCGCCTCCAGGCGACGCCCGGGGGCATCGTGTCGCCGGGTTCCCCGTTCCCGGCCGTGACGTTCGCCCCGGCCGGCCCGCTGGTGATCCGGGCCGAGGTGGACCAGGAATCGCTCGGGCGGGTCGCCAAGGGGATGCGGGCCGAGGCGCAGGACGAGAACCGCCCGGACGGGCCGGTCTGGGCCGGGCACGTGCGCAACGTCTCGCGGTGGGTCGCCCCGCGGCGGACGCAGGTGCTGGAACCGGGGGAAATCAGCGACGTCCGCACGGTCGAGTGCGTGATCGAACTCGATCCGGCGCCGGCCGGCCGGGGGGAAGCACTCGTGATCGGCCAGCGGATGCGGGTACGGATCGTTCGCCCCGCGGCCGGGGCGGGGCCGGTGCCGCCCAAGTCCGCGCGTTGA